The following is a genomic window from Leptidea sinapis chromosome 1, ilLepSina1.1, whole genome shotgun sequence.
gaaaaataaactaaattaactttaatgaATGCTCTTTGGTATACACATCAACATAGAAGTAAAAGTATTATAAACTCACACATAAAcactaaataaactaaaaaacaaaactCCATAAACATTAACTACGACGCGAATTTCTTTCCGACGTGGTGTCTTACGCCCCATTTGTAGTTCGCGTTCTTGTCTGTTTTCACATAAGTGTGAACGGGGCCTGTGACACCACTGGTGTCTTTGTGGTTGTGGTCTTGGTCTGAATCGCGGTCAGAATTGTGGCCGCGGTCATAGTCGTAATCGTGATGTATATGACCGCGTTTCGGTCTGTGCCAAGGCTCGTGGCGAACTGGAACTGTAATCAAACATAAAAACGTAATTAGGACAATATATTCTGTAAcattaacttttattaaaatgaaacttttattacatcgtttcaaactttttcgtctgtgtgttgcatgtcgtgtgacggtcgggcggcgcctatagttcgcagcagctgaccgtgtagtgtgtagaatattactcatttgtgcctgTGCTCCACgccattttgtttgtttttgtcagtgtttaatgtaaatgttgtttgacagtgtttaatgtaatccttttcaatcaatatttttaattagagctaagacacagagttcgataaaaatattagttgtagacttagtctacttttgtTATTTCctattatcattccaattttccaagtataaaattatgattgataaagtgatttttatacccttaatggaatattattccaaaattttttaattaaatgtctataatgtgaaaaaaagttacacttttaccgtggtttcacaaaaaccacacaatccttttttattgttttatgtttgttaatagTAGAATAAATCTCCTTGCAGTTGGCAAATAATTAAATTCGAAAAGTCTAcgtcacaaaaatcgtcacctttttgctcttaatagtgattttcattattgtatcactagaaataagggattgcttataactaattctagtaggcttcataagatacataatagctttaaatgtatacatttttataataaagtcccagcaactgttcattatctataaacaaattcgcttttttttattaaaaatggtttTGTCGTATATTCTACTACTCCATAGCTTAACATCTATATGTAAGTGATTGGacggcctgggactagattataattattttatagaaatagaaatgacggtacagtattgtatattttattaaacagagcgcaaaaaaaaagaatgcttggagagtcccttgcgccgcttcttctctctaagagcaccatttgtttccgaagcggtagtagtatctagtatattagacatgacatcaaaaagaattctaaaggaatcagtcAGACACACTTGATACTCCTTAGTATTTTGGTATATTAAACCATAAACGCACACATcgacaaatcaaaattagtgATGCATTAACGAGCTATCGGGTAGCCTGTAcgcagtatattctaagtcaatGATATTTATGgcatcaattaattaaaataaagtacgGGAGAAGTGAACAATTGAACATAAACGTTGTGcattgtaatttataaatatttaaatcaaaatattataatataaactagctgacccagcagacgTTGTATTGCcctataaagtaattaaaaaaaaaattagggatgcaaccgattctcagtcctaccaaatatatcgtactacaattattatattcgattgccattttGCAACCGCGCAATAGCGGATctatggatggaacagaatattattaaatcgcgatacaaaaatagatttgatcgtagagggttgaaaatttagggttgtgtGTATTAtccaaaaaaatgaaaaaaaaaaattaggggttaccacccttaacatttagggggatgaaaaatagatgttgtctgactCTCCAGcctagccgatatgcacgctaagattcacgaaaatcggtagagccgtttcggaggagttcaattacgtacaccgtgacacgagactACACTacactaaaattatttaatttaaaacttaatttaaactaaaacttgCACATTAACTTTTTGCTtttcatttgaaaaatatttcacgcctgagattcgatccctcgacctcgcgatgtttcggcttcgcaatcacaatgattcaaccattGGTCCATGAATGACCGTATGATTAATATGATTAATAGTCTAAAAAGCCGAAGTACAATTAGTTAGAAGTACAAATCTTTCATCTATAACATCAACGACTGTCTTTCGAATTtttgatcaggtcacgtgtcctgccGTGATATTTTAtaccatcccaagaaaagtccTCAACGCcgcaagttttcacttcaagaacatataaaaagacaaataaatatatacagagGGCGAATGATGGAACAGCGGTGCAGTAGAAATACGGCTCTTGTTGTTTACACTTCGGGTAGAAAACACCAAGGACAACTTGAAAATGTTTacttttcacttctcatgctctgaaattgcttatttgtgcacgatataggctgcacaaaattgatttttgtgcacaaaaggatctactcataaatgtatctatattaaggcaaagaaaatgagccatacagccaaacacaataaaaagttcagagatagaatttgttgttttttagagatatttactttaatttatttgcctcgtatgttttttaagacataaaagatattaaaatttaaattaaaatacggtaggttattaaattaattaaaaaaatatatatattaccaaattaatttaatagtaggctgtataggtctggagcccatgcctaatatcaatgtcgtaagattaaaaaaaaaaagggggcgggaaacaggtcttgttttttcgtgcgtttattaatttcttcaaatttgctaaaattgttaaaaatgtccatgttatactactgttttatttcctcgcaatctaaatgagtttataactcgtcgtCTTTTCATCCTCTATTACTATCAgctcggataaaaatggttcgttttgtgcactcgttgtaaaatctactatttatgcttttaatttgttattttaataagtttactTACTTAACTGTAGCCTCTGTGGCATAGGAGCAAACCTCGTAACTCTAACTGGTCTACGAACATTATAAAATGGTAGAGACCATGCAAAGCAGATTGATAGTAGGTTTGCCAAAATTACctgaaaaataatttgaaaaatgttagAATAATAAAGTAACAAAGTACTGCAGCTGAACTTAAATGTTTGAATACAAAAACGAATAAGTAATCATATGTTTAAATACAGCTAAAAACTATTgataagtaaatgtaaatgaaattaAGCGGTATGCAATAATGATCTGGTGTCATGTTGTTCAATAAagaattacataatttttttaaagggtAAGTACCAATATCAATTTGACGACAAAATTGGATTCAAATAATTGGAAAATCCAATTGATATATTGACTTGTAATCCAATATAAGAAATCAGGCCCAAGTGAAATAGATACTgatcaaattttttttagtgaaaTGTATGACATAGGACACTGGTAACATATTTTTTCTATGGAAGataaggacaaacgagtgtacgggtcacctgttgttaagtgatctccgccgcTCATAtcctcctgcaacaccagaggaatcacaggagcgttgctggccttttaaaAGGTCGTGCGCTccttttaaaggtacccatgtctcatcgtcctggaaacaccgcacaaggaagttaatttcacagcttggttgtacgtgggagaaagttccttgaaaaccgcactgtggaggaacgtcacacatactggtggtgatgatatccttatttgtggcatGTTGTGCGAATTCAGCTCTTcaggaaaaaagaaaaaaaaaataaattgagttcAAAAGTCAACTGTGGGAAGAATAAACACATTGATAAACCTCAGGATCTTAAAGAATTCGGAACAATATGTACTCTATATATTATTCCGTATGCCTGAAAACAAGTGTATACAATTTCATGATATGCGAGCAAACCTTAATTcgcataattaattttagttagTTATTGGATAAGACCATCCATGTAGTTTAATCATGTTAGTTTTCTTCACCTCATGATTATTTGTTACTTTCATGTTTGGCTAACACGAGGCTGTCACCTATCTAacttataacttaataatatttaagcttTATCGAGTAACCAAAATACTGGTCTTGACCTCACTTAAACCAGGTCGGAACTCGCCAAGTGTCAACACACGTTACATAAAACTTACCAACGTGTAGTAATCCATATCACTCGGCACAATGCCAGTTTTCGTGTCAAACAGCCTTTTATAAGAAGAAAACGAATTTAAAACACTTTCTACGGCTTTACACTTCGGTGAACATTGGCAATTGGGCATGCTTTGAATGAAGCTTTGTCTATGATGGATAAACTATGACGCATTTAAAAGTCAAATGAATTTTAGTTTGAATTTTAAGATAAGAATTTTTCTGGAAATGTTAAAATAAGGAATTGTGGTGGGGTTGTCTTAACGATATTAATATcaactgacaaaaaatggccctgtcactctttaaatgacattatGACTTAGTAGCCTAACCCACATGCAttgaatacactaatatttattaaacacgaattccttaaaatgtggtGTTTGTGGCTtgaaacgtttttcaggaactgcGTCCAATTATCGAAAGAAAACGACACTCTTTGTTGATTGATTGTGTTATTTATCTaacaattgtttagatttgaaagagcgacatctcaagtcaatttcctaatatgcaattattgaggttgaccaggttatcaactgttaagtagatcctgcagATAGAGCCACAACAATAGTAACAatacataccaaaatttatgaatcatgcgtactcgaacggttgactcagttggaaagagctcacggacggaacccgagaggtcgcgggttggagtcccgcatcgttcgtaaattatggttataaatttaattagtattataaataaactgttttccacttTTACTTTGAGAACGTTTTCAGTATTTGATCTCCTCACAGGTCCAAAAGGGCCTCCAAGGCCCTCGCTCGGCTTCGcggtaaaagcctttagggcttaATAGCCCTAAAGTGCTAatgcacagaggaggtttttagtcggtagggtaTGTTTCCACCCACATATTGGCCCCTGATTCGGGGTCTTCGATACGTAggtgtattttactcctctccaaaaaaaaaaaaagatttttaaacAGACTAATTATCGAAGTGATTTAAAaacaatgttattttttgtGTACGCAGCCCTAAAAGTTACTTAACTAATCAAATAAAGCCACCGTgtcataaatacattattaaaacaACCTCGGCAGCAAGTAGACTCATAATTACACAATatctgtaattattaattgagaTGTAAATTGGCTAATAAACGCAGCACGGCGTAACTTTTGGCGGCAATCAATTCAGGCtactttttgttaattattctGTAATCTGCAACAGATTATGAAAACGAATATCTAGGCAATACTAGAATTACTAACTACTGATTACTAATCTTAAAAGCGTTGGTGTAgcaataggttgaaccgttgactctcatcACAAAGCCACCGGTacaatcctcgcccgccacgtagctttgttttcattattattattgttattatttatgatggtatggggcgagacgagcaggacgttcagctgatggtaattgatacgtgctgcccattataatgcagtgccactcagcattcttgaaaaagccaaaaattcttagcggcactacaactgcgctcgtcaccttgagacataagatgttgtctaatttgcccagtaatttcactagctacggcgcccatttaaaccaaaacacagtattgtttacacattactgcttcacggtagaaataggcaacATTGTGGTGCCCATTATTTTGcctactgtgcaaaggagcctccctctatTAGCGAGCAAATTACACGATTCATTTCATAAATATGAATAGAGCTAACATAATTCGGCTTAACCACTTAGCGTGGAGTCGTAACACGtcctcatttatttattatgatttcaataaaaaaaaagcccgcttctgctccgctgtcattTCATGACGGATCGTCGTGtataattttctgaatttggctcataccaatccccaataatcctcgaattgtctcataggtaatctgtgggttttcttcaattagccgcttaacagttgccacattattttcgttgacggcagttgaaggccacccttcacgaaattcgtcatgtaaaggaacccgacctctctcaaattcagtaAACCATCGcgtcacggtgctcaagcaaggtgcttctcttccaaaagcattttgaagacgagcggtacagtcttgcggagagagagaacttttaaaataataaaaaattatcgctctaaaatatttttcgacttaattccattttcgttgcgtacgtagaactttgatgtgtgatgaGAAATgctttcccgccaattgttctttttattactaagaagattgcaatgttacaaaaaatttaacattcgaaattcaaatagtttcgattagctagaagaaaaacttttagtgtgccccatgaaCTCGTACTACACTTTGCAGCTAAAACTGCACGTTGTAGACGCTTATTGTTTGTATGTCGCAATAGGTAGAAAGCTCCCATGGTGCATTATGGTGGTTGCAAGTTGTTATGATTTGGATTGTTCTAAAATAATCTAGAGATTTCTCGTATTATTTGGAAAGTTTTCAAATGCAAGCCTTTATTCTAATCAAATGAACCAATCTAttcaaaagtaaattttatttagaatttcGAACGATAAGGTAATAAATTCTAATTTTCCACTTTCTGTATCGATTCGGACTTTCACTCATTACAATACCATACTTTCTGTTGACAAACTGTATCTGTTAGTATTTCTTTACTTAAGTAACAccttaaataaagaaaagatCTTAGACACTTATTGTTGTTTCGAGGAAAGAAAATATAGCTAGTTTTGAATGATGAACAGAAGAAAAACATTTAGATTCCGGCGATACAAAAGTGACTTACTTGCACAACAAAAACATTACGAAAAGTGGGAAAATATTACAGTAATACACAATTCTGATATTATGTAACAAGATATCTGCTctaagaaaaaatatacaaaatgtttattttgttaacaaagtttgtacataaatcaatattcacGATTGGAGCCTCCTTGTAAGCACTATAGCATCTGTGTTAGAAGACTTCGCTCTTCCACAgcttatataacattataacgAGCTGGTCGCTAAATATGATTCTGATatgaaagctcatggtcgcttagagggcaatggagatgattggagtttccctacgagatcgatttagaaatgaggagatccgtaggagaaccaaagtcacgaacatagcccaaatgattgcgaaactgaagtggcagtgggcagagcagtTTGACGGACAGGTGGCTGATGGGGCAGTAAAACCCCAGAATTGCgacaacgtaccggaagactcagtgttggtaggccacaagatggaccaatgatctggtcaaaatcgacGGAAttagggcaacgcaggaccgatcatcctGGAGATCTTTGGtggtggcctttgtccagcagtaggcgtctttcggctgatatgatgataacATTATCTTCAGATAATCATAAGCATATTCTAAATACTTAAAAGTGTGTACTAAGAAATAAGATGCATGTGTGCGTTGGCTGTGTGATAGTGATGAATAAGGATGTGTTATGTGTGTGTGAGTCAGTGTGTATTTGTAATCAAATAAACGAATCTTTTATATGCGTAAATTATTAATGGATTTGATTTCCCCACCGCTCTTAAAAAGTTAGTTAAGTCTTTGTTCTAATTTGTACAGAATTTAAGGgacttttattctattataaattCAAGAGAAGAAAGCAATTCCTTATAACTTTTGTTATAACAATCGTGTGGATCTCGTCGTCGTTCCATATGTATCGGTGGTGTCATATTACGTTCTTCAAATTGTAACATATGGAACTGCGGTACGCAAATACATCACTCTGCTAAGTTCTTCATTGCACGCACAAAGGTCCTGGGTACAATGTTGGCTGTATTACTCCAGCTAACTCAACGTCGACTCCACACAAGTCTCAGAGGATTCCATAAGGATTCATTCCACATTTTAACGTAAGTTTACTAAGCATAATATTTGCTCgcttggtccaacttgagagatagggtagtttttattttgatttggcacccataattatttttactcccaatatatttattttgtatgaacatattttctattagagaaattattgacgcacgatttgacagttctgctgtgaaacactttcattataacaacagggaccattttacgaaatattattgacaaattcataaaaatcagtattttctgtcgggtcaactaatattatgtaaatatgaatgtttgtttgttcgTATTTAAATCCCAATGTGATACCTAATACTTTTGCAAAATATTGATCCTCTTGCAGGAAGGTTAGTTAATTAGTTACTCATAAAATTTGACATAATCAAAGTTATGCTCATTGTACCTACCATGAAAATGCGTCTTTGAAGCGTGGCATGACTTTAATaatctaatttaattaatttgcttTACACAAAAAGAGAGTATGTGTActtttgtacgcacgcaatgccttattcttctttggcgtcaTCAACATCATAATCaacatcagccgaaagacgtctaCTGACGACGGACGGCTTCCCCAAAAGATCTTCATTACGATCAGTCCTGCATGaaaaggcattaaaggcatttattttctcaaaattgattcctttagaaatctttttgatgtcatttcttatactactagatattactaccgcttcggaaacaaatggcgctctgagagagaagaaacggcgcaagaaactctcccagcattctttttttttgcgctcttttcaataaaaatatacaatattgtacagtcatttctatcgctataaaataatcacaatctagtcccaggctgtccaatcatttagatattcagcagtggagtaataggatctacgacacagccatttttttataaaacatttaaatttatttatagataatgcctgaacagtggctgggactttattgtagaagtgtatacatttacccttaaagctattatgtatcttatgaagcctactagaattagttacaacaatcccttatttctagtgttataatagatgcgctgccctcatccaacgtaagttttttttgttattatttaccttTGGCCTGATAAAACAAAAtctcttaaaaaaattgtcattgcgctattttacgtttgtagaaaaaccAATATAGTAATAAAGCAGGTATtgaatacaaccaatgaaaatattattatacccaATATTATACctcataatttagttaaataacgtgtaatgtgtaaattatttttatacaatcagagagatttttttatcttaagacttttatatatattgaattttatttaattctcgtccattggttgtggttcagtagacgtcatatgagttacaagaggctcgATAGCTGAAGTTGAATACAAATAGTCTaattgaccagctaacgtcagggtgttgaATTTGCCTGACTATAactataacattttataaatggATTTCCTAAGCAACTTGTTCAACAATCCATACAAAAAGCAatcacattttaatttttaattactgttACCAATATTTTCCCCGACTGTATTTGGTGTAAGTAGTTTGTTACGTAACCTTTTGTTGATTTTACGttcttattttatacattttttatgattttatgacgatttttgggacttacataatattatgtcttcgCAATACCAATGTCATAGCATATGTTTTTTAACTTTAAGCGGAGGCGGCgggaaactcttgacacattgacactaatagtacagcaatctgtccacgtggcaTCTAATTGGTTtcggtctttgattccctaattcacgacacacattACTAAACGACGTCATCAACATAAACGAATCCATCCTTACGCTGGTCTACATCCATTCTCCATATTAAAATTCTTAGGATTTTTTTGTTGGATGTATTGGCGTTCCGCAGAAACCACCCGTGGGTTATGCAACTTGATCCAGTGGTTCGTACCAGCTTAAAGCCCTGTTGGGCTATCGTCCATTTTAAGGATTgttatatttcaatttcataGCCTCAGTTTGACTGGGCTTATAACGCACTTACCCTATTTCATTGGATTGTTGAGCATCTTCAATCAAGTCTTCTAACTCCAACTGGCTCAAGCAAACCCAGGTACTTAGCAGTTTTCAGATTGCTGCGCGAATTTGTGAGCACGCGATGCtgatatgaaaataattgctatacaattttttttggtcTTGATGCATGAGATTTTTTGGTACCAATTTTGGTCATTGTCCTTTTGGAAACTAAATGggaagtttttttattttatagtaataagggacgagatgagccggacgttcagctaataACTGATaggccctgcacattacaatgcagtgccgctcagtattcttgaaaaagtcgaaaattctgatcggcactacaactgcgctcgtcaccttgagacataagatatcaagtctcattttctcagtaaattaactagctacggcgcccttcagactgaaacacagtaatccataaacattactgcttcacggcagaaataggacccgttgtggtacccataatctatctggcatcctgtgcaaaggagcctcccactggttagatTATTTTCTGTGTCGGACTGTTTAAATTTTTCCGCTGATTGTTGTCGGTTTTGTTAAACAAGGCTTATTTTTCGGCCTATATGACTTTACTGTTAAAAGCACTTTGAAGTACTGTGTAACACTTACAAAACCAAAAAACGCAAAACAGAGAGTCACAGATGATCATGATATTGGTCTCAACAGGCCTCGCGGTATTTTGATACATTAAACCAGGGTTAAACCGGGTTCGGGTGACATATACGCGGTACATACTAAGTTAATGATATTTATggcataaattaattataataaaaataaagtatgggGGTGTAATGCATTCcgagagtgccggcagaagtgaaaacttgaacgtGGATTTTTGAATATTTGGAGTATGATTTATATGATTACCTAAGCTATTGTATTTCGATTACAAAGTAGTGAAACAAGCTTGAAAATAGAATTTTAGCAGGCATcaaatgttgactatattgctgacaacaccTGTGACAATAATGTCAATACCGTAATAAAATTTTCCGAATATCAagccttgtaaataaacgcgggaaacgttataagtatgaataaaccaatcgtaagtaaaatgtctatttgtaaacattctggatattttttgtttattctaaGGTATAAGTTTAAGCCAATTTTACTTCTAAGGCCGTAAAACTTTAGTTATCATCCTACTtgcgttattttttaataaagtggCTCATAGAACAAAAGTTTTAAACAAAAAGTAAGAGCTACTATACTGATAAGTCTTTCATAACTTTGTTTATAACAAATCGAtcgaaacataaaataaaacctttaaATCAAAGTGAGGCAGGCTTTCTAATTGTTATTCAATCGCTGTGGATGAGGAAGAAATTATCACAGGAACCAGAAAGGAAACCGGCTAGAACAACACTATTGTAAAGCTTGAGATACAAACAgctcaaaaattatataaaataattctatgttCTGCTTCAAAATTGTTATTCACTCGCAGTGAAGGAGGAAGAAAATATCACAGgaacaatagatattaaaataattaaactaatttaagatattttttagatttaagataTTCATTAGTTGTTGTTGTAGCAGAAAGTGCAAGTGCAGAAAACCAAAATTTGgaaccttattataaaaaatgcattttttgtTTGTAGAGTCAACCTGGTTTTAACTCCATTAACTTATCGACAGCCTCTGTTATTCGAGAGTACGAAAACTTTAGAGCTGGAGCTTCTGGAGTATCTTCAAAACGAACCACTGATTCATATCTACTTGGTATTTACTATTCTTCAAATTTTCATatgtattttatcaaaaatttaatttcacgGCTGacaaaaatgtgtactttacattactttatttaatgtattatattatttattcatgtttcGAAGACTCTCACTGTGCCACCATCCTAATAAAGGTAGTGCCATAATTATGGGATATTACATAACGTCTTATTTCACGCCGGCTATTTCTGATTATCAATAGTTATCTTTTATCTTTGTTCTTGTCAACTCGATACACTTCGAAGCgctctatttaattttaattgtagttATATTATGAAACTACATTAGTGTGCGGCACTTATTTAACCTATTTCGAAAGAGTAAGAGGTTAACAAGTCATATGTTTTCCTTATTCTTAACTACAGATGACATCCGCAGCACTAGGTTTCCAGAGATACGTTGCTGGTGTTGAAGTTAGAAGTATGCTCTAAGCTTCAGGTCCgttaagtcgtatcggttcaggaTTGAAGGAACTCCTCAAATTACATAGGTATATGGCGTTTTCGAAATTTGAACACCAAATTCCGCATTTGCACGTGGAAAATATCATTTAGGATAATGAAACTGATTAAGAAGAACGTGAAATATGGCCACCGGCACTCTTGAAGTATAACTATTTATCACGGGCCTGATttgaaagctcatggtcactcagagggcaatggatagggctatgctcggagtttcgctgcgagattgaatcaaaaatgaggagatcctcaggagaaccaaagtcaccgatatagcccaaatcATTGCGAAATTAAAGTGGCCGTGGACAGAATACATAGTTTGACGGatagatggctgttggggcagtaaagtcctaaaatggcgaccacgtaccggaatacTCACTATCCAATCCAGTAACCATGGTcataaaaagtgtaaaataaaaactttatgcaaaaataaatactgagttcaataatattaaataaaatctctaatccattaattttatacaagtggCAATTACTAGCAATGAACCTGcgacaaaataattttgtaataacaaaattattttgtcgCCTATCCTAATggattaaattacaatataacaaGTCTGAGtgttttatagtatttattgctaattttttttcttttgaataatTGAGTATTTTGGTTGCATCTTTGCATAGACTATTCaaagaattttataaaataagataatacgagtgacaatgagtttcgcaacactttgacattcatattttatcaaaatattttgaccTACAAGTTCATTGTGCTCAGTGGATTCTAATCGTATACCAAAGCAATAAAAGAGCCCTTAACTTTAGCTAACTTATTAAATGGCacatacagtttattctttctttttgaattgaatgaattcaataacattttttttaacgtaCATTATTTTCATACATAGTATGTATTGTGAGGGAATTAGTG
Proteins encoded in this region:
- the LOC126979322 gene encoding uncharacterized protein LOC126979322 encodes the protein MDYYTLVILANLLSICFAWSLPFYNVRRPVRVTRFAPMPQRLQLIPVRHEPWHRPKRGHIHHDYDYDRGHNSDRDSDQDHNHKDTSGVTGPVHTYVKTDKNANYKWGVRHHVGKKFAS